ACCCGGCGGCGAACGTCTCCCTGCGCAACGCGGCGGAGAATGTCTACACGATCGTCGAGACCGGCCGTCCCGACGGGAACAAGGTTATCGGCACGATCGACGAGCCCTCGGCCTTTCCGCAAGTCCATCCCCAGGCGATCTACATGCACGACGCCGAGACCTACCTGGTCGACCGGCTCGACACCACCGAGAAGGTGGCCTACATCCACCGCGCGGACGTCGACTACTACACGCAGGCGATGTCCGACAGCCACATCGAGGTGGTGCGGACGGAGCTGGAGAAGCATCTCCTCGCGAGCGAGGTCGGTTTCGGCGACAGCAACGTCCACTCGAAAGTCTGCATGTTCAAGAAGATCAAGTTCGGCAGCCGCGACTCGATCGGCTACGGGAACCTCGAGCTTCCCAGCCAGACGCTCGAGACGATGGCCCTCTGGATCGCCCCCTCGCTCGACGCGCTCACGAAGGTGACCCGGTACGGAAGGGTCCCCGCCGAGGGTCTCTGGGGGATCGCGAACGTCCTGCCCGACGTCGTCTCTCTCTTCGCGATGTGCGATCCGATGGATGTGGGGACCGTCGTCGACTCGAAGAACGTCGGCGTCCCGGCCGTCTTCCTCTACGACAAGTATCCCGGCGGGCTGGGATTCGCCCAGAAGGCCTACCACATGATCGAGGAGGTCCTCGGCGCCGCGCTCGATCTGATCCACGCCTGCCCCTGCGAGGACGGCTGCCCCTCTTGCGTCGGCGCGCCGCTGCCGCCGCACATGCAGCAGGATCCCGATGTGATGGGCAAGGGGAGGATTCCGGACAAGGAGGCCGCGCTCGTCCTTCTGCACGCTCTTCTGGGAAGGCCGGACTATGTTCCGCGGGCGCCCGTGAGCGAGGCGCGCCTCGCGCGGGTCGAAGCGGAACAGGCGAAGATCGAGCGGAAGCACGCGGCGGCCGCGAAGGAGGAGACCCTTCCACCCAGGATCGTGACCCCTCTTCCGTCCGATCTGGCGGCGCGCCTGCGGCGCCGCCTGAGCGGGGTGTCGAGGGGCGGGTGAGTCCGCATCCGCAGTCCGCTTCGCGGGCTTCTCTTTGAGGGGCCGATCCGGTAGAATCGATGCGACCGGAATCAATCTGGGCCACTGGGCGAGGGCTGCCCGTGGGGCGGGAGGTCTGCATGCGTCGCGCGAAGGTTCTCCTCTGGACTCTGATCTGCTGCGGGCTCGCCGCGCCTGGCCCCTCCGCCGCGCAACCGCCTCCCGCGATCAACCTGAGGCTCCCCTCCGACGCCGCGGGCGGGGGGACGCTCGCCATCCGCCTCACCATCCCGCCGCAATCCGTGGGGGCCCGCTACGCGGACGGCGCGCCGGTCCTGGTCTTCGTCCCCGGCGGCCAGTCCGTCGGGGGGCTGAACGGCGGGGAGTCGTACGCGATGGAGGGGTTCATCGCGGTCACCATGATCTTCCCCGGCGGGACGAGCGGCGGATTCCACAGCGACGGCGTCTACGACTACAGGGGCCAGCGGTGCATCGATGCCCTGCGGGACGTTCTCCTCTTCGCGGGCGGGAGGAAGGCCGATTCGATCGGACGGACGATCGATCAGGCGGTTCCCGTCCATCCGCTGACCGAGATGGTCGGCATGATCGGATCCTCGAACGGCGGGCCGATCAGCATGGCGACCCTCGCGGCGCACGGATCGCAGCTCGGGTTCGTCTCGACATATGTCGGATGGGAGAACCCGACGAACGACCAGACGGTCCTCGTCGAGGCCGGGGGGAGGTTCTACGACTGCGATCCGGCGTCCGACGGCGACGGCAACGGGATCCCGACCGACGACGGCAAGAATCCCTACTTCACGGCCTACGCCTCATCGACCCTCGAAATGGAATGGGACCGCCTCTCGTACGATCCCGCCTACTCGTGGGTGGTGAACGACCCGGCGGGGCAGCATCCGCCCGTCGCTCGGCAAGGGGCGCTCTTCTACGACGGCAACGGCAACGGGGTCATCGATGCCGTCGCGGGGGATCCCGACTGCTTCGATGTCGACGGGAGCGGCAGTCTCGACTACGGCGAGGACTATCTTCTCCGGCCGACTCCCTCCTACGAGAGCGGGGCCCTCTTGCTCCACTACTCCGTCGGGGCGACCGCCGAGGCCGAGACCCGCGGGCTGTTCGGCCCCGTCTGGCCGCCCGATGTCGCCGCTTCCTCTGCGTGCGACCTCTTCTGGTCGATGCGCGACGCGACCCGGCGCTACGCGGCTCTGGCGGCCGCCCGGCCGGATCTCCGGTGCACGCTGGCCTTCGCGGCCGCGGACCACGTGCAGGCCTCCGATCCCCATCCCCATGTCCAGCAGGCCTACGATGGGCTCCGCGCGGGAGGGATCTGGTGCCGGCTGAACCCCGATGAGTCCTATTTCCGGCTGATCGATGGGAGCCCGGCCGCCCCGCCGGCCGACAACGATGCGAATCTCACCGCGAACTGGCCCGGGCTGACCCAACACGACGAGGACTACCCCCTTGCGAGCAGCGTCGCCTCGCTGGCCGCTGTTCTCGAGATGGCCGACAGGGCGCACGCCGGAGTCTGGATCCCCAATCTTTCGGGCCCGGTGACGTCCGCCGCGGATGTCGGAGCGGCGTCATCACTCTCGATCGAGGCCTGTCCTCATCCCGCCCAGCGCGGGAGCCTTCTCAGATGGCGCGGGATGGGTGAAGGGCCCGCGCGGATCAGGCTCTTCGACGTGGCGGGAAGGGTGTGCGGAGAGCGACGTCTGGAGGCGATCGCGCCGGAGGGCGCGATCACCCTGGCGGCGATCCCGGATCGATCCTTCCTTTGGCGGACGGGCGTCTACTGGGCCGAGATCTCGAGCCCCGGCGGCGCGACCGCCTGCAGGATCGTCTTTCTGGGTCGCTGAGGGGCCCGATCAGCTCACTTCCTTGGCGATCTCGAGGAACCGGGCGTAGGGGATCGCGGTCCACGACTCCGCCTTCACGGCCCCGCGGGAGAGCGAGATCAGGGAGACCTTGGCGGCGATCTCTTCGTCGGCCGCCTCGAAGATGTCCATGAAGTCATAGGGGCCGAGTAGGGCGTAGTGGGCGATCCACTTGACGCCGGGGCACTTCTCCTCCACCGCGGCCTTCCACTGCCGTCCGATCTCCGCCCTGTGGTGAAGCTCCCTCGTGATCTCCGGTGAGAGCTTCGTCATGAGAATGAAAGTCGCCATCCGATACCTCCCGCCATCATCTGGCAGCTTGCCGGGGAGCGTCCGGCTCCGTCTCGATCACGGGATCGTCCATTCCCTCCATCCAGAAACCACGGACCATCCTCGGTGTGTTGAACGCGAAACCGGGAACGCCGTCCGGCCCGAGCAGGATCACGCCGCCGGCTCCTCCGACGCGGCGCGCGAAACCCTGGATCGCCCTGCGTGCCGCGCGCGGGACCGCCGCGCCGCGCGGTCCGTGGCGAAGCGGTCCCCATGTGATCTGGGTCGTCGCGATCGGGTGCGGAGGCGGAAGCTCCCGTCCCCTCGCCCGCCAGTCGATCGTGAGGGTGTCGATCTCCTGCACCGCCCGGAAGGCGAGCAGATCGCGCAGAATCGCTTCTCCCCAGCCCGTGCTGCCGGCCGCTCCCATCCCGTTCTCCGCCCACGTCCCGGCCCCTGGGACGGGACTGTCTCCGACGCGTCCGGCCAGCGTGTTGGGGGCTCCTCCCGTTGATGTGGCCGCCGCCAGGTCACCGCGGGCATCGCAGCAGAGCGCGCCGACCGTTCCCAGGGGTCCGGGAGGGACGGAGTCCTCCTGCGGAAGCGAGCCGTCGAAGGGCTGACGCGTCTTGAAGTCTTCGATCCGATCCAGGAACCGCTTCCGTCTGGTCTCGCGGGGCGAGAGAAGCTCCTCGAACGAGCAGGCGGGGATTCCGGCGGAGCGGGCGAACCTGGAGGCCCCCTCGCCTGCCAGCATGACCGCCCGCCCGTCTTCTAGAATGGCGCGGGCGACCCTGATCGGATGCAGGACATCGGTGATGCAGGCGACGCAGCCGGCCCCGAGGGTCCGGCCGTCCATCACAGACGCGTCCATCTCGATCCGCCCATCGAGGTTGAGGACCGAGCCGCGCCCGGCGTCGAAGGTCAGGTCCTCCTCGAGGAGCGCGACCGTCTCGACCACGATGTCGATCGCCGGCCGCCCTTCGAGGAGCAGCGCGGTCCCCCGGGTGAGGGCGGCGAGCAGACCCGCGCGGTGATCGGCGATCTCCGCGTCGGGGATTTGCCAGGCGCCGCCGTGGACGATCAAGCTTCGCATCGTCGATCCGAGTCGATCGTGGCGAGCATCTCCTACCTCCGTGACCCGCAGATGCTATACTGCCCCCGGAGCCGATCGATCCGCAAGCGCAGAGGCGAGCGCCCGCTGACCGGTTCAGGCTCTATCGAGAAGGCGAGGTGATGAGCATGGGCTCCGGAATCCACCACATCATCGACAGGCAGGTCCGTCGCTGGGAGGCCGAGGCGCGGGCGCGCCGGCAGGCCATCCATGATCCGGCGGTCCAGCAACCTTCCATACGCCCCTGGGTGACCATCTCGCGCGCCTTCGGCTCGGGCGGGGGAGAGATCGCCCACAGGCTCGCCACGGCTCTCGGATACCAGATCTTCGATCGGGAGATCCTGGACGTGATC
This genomic window from Candidatus Eisenbacteria bacterium contains:
- a CDS encoding peptidase T, encoding MRSLIVHGGAWQIPDAEIADHRAGLLAALTRGTALLLEGRPAIDIVVETVALLEEDLTFDAGRGSVLNLDGRIEMDASVMDGRTLGAGCVACITDVLHPIRVARAILEDGRAVMLAGEGASRFARSAGIPACSFEELLSPRETRRKRFLDRIEDFKTRQPFDGSLPQEDSVPPGPLGTVGALCCDARGDLAAATSTGGAPNTLAGRVGDSPVPGAGTWAENGMGAAGSTGWGEAILRDLLAFRAVQEIDTLTIDWRARGRELPPPHPIATTQITWGPLRHGPRGAAVPRAARRAIQGFARRVGGAGGVILLGPDGVPGFAFNTPRMVRGFWMEGMDDPVIETEPDAPRQAAR
- a CDS encoding GYD domain-containing protein, whose product is MATFILMTKLSPEITRELHHRAEIGRQWKAAVEEKCPGVKWIAHYALLGPYDFMDIFEAADEEIAAKVSLISLSRGAVKAESWTAIPYARFLEIAKEVS